One genomic region from Proteus vulgaris encodes:
- a CDS encoding type II toxin-antitoxin system RelE/ParE family toxin, whose protein sequence is MQIIETNIFTKCITNLISDDEYAEFQNMLIANPLRGDLIVGSGGCRKIRCRLANKGKSGGIRVIYYYISEDGIIYMLYVYPKNQQDNLSQEQCNKLKALTLLLKEWNYH, encoded by the coding sequence ATGCAGATAATTGAAACTAATATCTTCACTAAATGTATTACTAATTTGATAAGTGATGATGAATACGCAGAGTTTCAAAATATGCTTATTGCCAACCCACTAAGAGGTGATCTTATTGTTGGATCGGGTGGATGCAGAAAAATACGATGCCGGTTAGCAAACAAAGGAAAGAGTGGTGGCATACGTGTTATCTACTACTATATTTCTGAAGATGGGATCATTTATATGCTTTATGTTTATCCAAAAAATCAACAAGATAACTTAAGCCAAGAACAATGCAACAAGCTAAAAGCATTAACTCTATTACTAAAAGAATGGAATTATCATTAA
- the nadS gene encoding NadS family protein, producing the protein MTTEQKQYMDDNSFNELFDSLKEAIQIHKKQVMPSRVFTVTEPDVKEIRKLTKLKQTDFATALGVSTSLVRAWEQKRRFPTGSSLKLLRMIEKNPNIAKSLILI; encoded by the coding sequence ATGACAACAGAACAAAAACAGTATATGGATGATAATTCTTTTAATGAATTGTTTGATAGCTTAAAAGAAGCGATACAAATACATAAAAAACAGGTCATGCCTTCTCGAGTATTTACTGTTACAGAGCCCGATGTGAAAGAAATCCGTAAATTGACGAAATTAAAACAAACTGATTTTGCTACGGCTCTTGGTGTATCTACTTCTTTAGTTCGAGCATGGGAACAAAAGCGTAGATTTCCGACAGGCAGTAGTTTGAAACTATTACGGATGATAGAAAAAAATCCAAACATTGCTAAAAGTCTGATACTTATTTGA